Proteins from a single region of Desulfolutivibrio sulfoxidireducens:
- a CDS encoding chemotaxis protein CheW — translation MLFVLFRAGQGRYAVRAALVRRIVPLVRLAEAPGAPPYVAGLMNHRGRVVPVVDVSGLLCGGRSRPLLSTRIILAECADPRTGTSRLLGLLAEGVTETASREDADVRPPEIDAAPYVAGLFLEDGEVVQIVSPGEALPAEVARALFRDRDGQSGPVDQSGAALDAVGEADA, via the coding sequence ATGCTTTTCGTGCTGTTTCGGGCCGGACAAGGCCGGTATGCCGTGCGCGCCGCCCTGGTGCGGCGGATCGTCCCCCTGGTGCGCCTGGCCGAGGCCCCGGGCGCGCCGCCCTACGTGGCCGGGCTCATGAACCACCGGGGCCGGGTGGTCCCTGTGGTGGACGTGTCCGGGCTTTTATGCGGCGGCCGGTCCCGGCCCCTGTTGTCCACCCGGATCATCCTGGCCGAATGCGCCGATCCCCGCACCGGGACCTCGCGACTCCTGGGGCTTTTGGCCGAAGGCGTCACCGAAACGGCCAGCCGGGAGGACGCGGATGTCCGGCCGCCGGAGATCGATGCCGCGCCCTATGTGGCCGGCCTTTTCCTGGAAGACGGCGAGGTGGTGCAGATCGTGTCCCCGGGGGAGGCGCTTCCGGCCGAAGTCGCCCGGGCGCTTTTCCGGGACCGGGACGGCCAAAGCGGCCCGGTCGATCAATCCGGCGCGGCTTTGGACGCCGTCGGCGAGGCGGACGCATGA